The following DNA comes from Streptomyces sp. Ag109_O5-10.
CCACCCGACTTGTCGTCTCCATCTGCCCGGACGCCTCCTAGCTCTCGTCGGCCCGAAGCGGCCCGCCCCCCTTCGGGCGCACTCGTCCGGTCCGCACAACAACTCGGCAGCATATCGACACAGCTGGGACCAGCCGCGAAACCGCCCGGTGCGTGGGTCGCGCGGGCGGCTGGTTCGGGCCGTAAGAGACAAATGAGCGGCGCACACGCGGTATGAAACGCGTCACGTGCGCCGCTCTTGCGCGGGTCGGTGATCGGGACTCAGGTGGCGTCCGCGTCGTAGGGCGGGCGGTCGTCCGGGCCCGGGTCCTCGGGCTTCTTGGTCATGTCGAGCCGGCCTCTTCCCGACGAACCGCTCCCGGAGGACGACGGCGAGGAGTCGGTGTCGCGGCTGTGCACCGCGTCCGTGACCTCGGCCATCTCCTTCTTCAGGTCGAAGCCGTTGCGGATCTCCTTCAACCCCAGCTCGTCGCTGTCCAGGTGCTTGCGGATGAAGGTCTTCGGGTTCAGGTCCTCGAGCTCGAAGTCCTTGAACTCGGGGCCGAGTTCCTGCCGGATGTCTTCCTTGGCGCTCTCCGAGAACTCCCGGATCTTGCGGATGGTCCGCATGACGTCCTGGATGACCTTCGGGAGCTTGTCCGGACCGAAGACGAGCACGGCGAGCACAATGATCGTCACCAGCTCGAGTGGTCCTATGTCATTGAACACCTGAAGCTCCTTGCGATGTCCTCGGTCTCGGCCCCCCGGTCGCTGTTGCGGCTGTTCCGTGGTCCGGGCCGGGTCCACGGTACCCGGCGGACCTGTCCGACCGGTACTGCCCGAGGTGTCCGACTGCGTGTGTACGACCGGTTTTCCGGGTTGTTTGCCTAGTCGCGGCACGAGTGCGGGCCCGCCTGTGACGTTTCTGTCAGTTCCTGTCCGCAGAGCCGCCCGCCGAGGCCGCGGGCGCGACGACGTGGTCGCTGGTGAGGGCATGCCCGCGGCAGCGCCCGGCGGGCATGGCCGGGTCGCGGGATTCGACCAGCTTCGCGAGTCGCCGCGCGGGGCCGTTCAGCAGGTGGGCAGCGGCCGGTCAGCGGGCCGCGCGCGAGGAGCGGGACGAGGACGGGGAGGGTGTGGTGTCGGGGACGGGTGCGGCGAGCAGGCTGGTGCCGGTCGCCTCGGGAACGGTGGTCCACGAGGTGAGAGCGAACGGCGGATTGGTGCTCAGCGGTCGTATCAGCGGGGAGACCGCGGCCGCGCCGGCCATCACCGGGGCGGTCAGTTCCCGCAGCTTCTGCTGCGCGGCGGCCGGGGAGGGCACTCCGGGCAGCAGCGGCGCGGACACCGAGGTGGGGACGGCGGGGGCGGAGCCGAGCAGGGTGCCGGACGACAGCAGCGGGGTGAGCAGGCGGCGGCGCTGCGAGTCGGCGGCCCCGGTCGTGCCCGAGCCCGCCGTGCCGGCCGGGGCGACGCTGCCGCCGCCGGTGCCGCTGCGGGTGTCGGCGGCCGGGGTGCCGGGCAGGCCCGCGGTGACGCCGCCGAGGGCGACCGCGGCGAGCGAGACCGCGCCGGCGGCGACGAACGCGAACCGCATGCCGCGCGAGGCGGAGCGGTCGGCGTCCGGGCGGCCGACGGGGTGGATGCGGAAGCCCCGGCCGGCGGCCGCGGCCGGGTCGTGCGGGCGGGCGGGGACGTAGCCGAACTCGAAGCGGTCGTCCCGGCTCAGGCCGAAGATCCCGCTGTCGGATCCGCGTCCCGAGGGGTCTCCCCCGCCGAACGGCGAACCACCGCCGTCCTGGTCGCCGCCCGCGGGCAGCCCCTGGAGACGGGCGAGGAAGCTCTCGGAGGGCGGGGGCGGGGCGGCCGCCGCGAAGACGTTCTTCAGGGCGCGCTGGGCGTCCGCCTCGGCCTTGCACCGGGCGCAGGTCGCCAGGTGGGCCAGGACGCGCTCACGCGTCTCGTGACCGAGCTCTCCGTCCACCAGGGCGGAGAGTCGGTCTCCCAGGTGCTGCTCGGCGAGCTGCCGCTCGGCCGGTTTCGGTCGTGATCCACTCACGCGGTCGCGCCCCCTCCTCCCAGTGCGGGAACACGGGGCACGAAGGAGCGGCGCTCGGCCTTGCGCGCCTGCGGGGAGCGGTGCGCGAGAGCCTTGCGCAGCTGGGAGCGGCCGCGGTGGATACGGGAGCGGACCGTGCCGAGCTTGACGCCGAGGGTCGCGGCGATCTCCTCGTACGACAGGCCTTCGATGTCGCAGAGCACGACGGCGGCACGGAACTCGGGCGCGAGGGTGTCCAGGGCCTGCTGCACGTCGGCGTCGAAGTGCGCGTCGTTGAACGCCTGCGAGGGGGTGGGCTCGCGGCTGGGCAGGCGCTCGGCCGCGTCCTCGCCGAGGGCGTCGAAGCGGATGCGCTGCTTGCGGCGGACCATGTCGAGGAACAGGTTGGTGGTGATGCGGTGCAGCCAGCCCTCGAAGGTGCCCGGGGAGTAGGTCGACAGGGAGCGGAAGACGCGGACGAAGACCTCCTGGGTGAGGTCCTCGGCGTCGTGCTGGTTACCGGTCAGGCGGTAGGCCAGGCGGTAGACGCGGCCGCTGTGTGTGCTGACGATCTCCTCCCACGTGGGCGGAGTCCATGCCTGCCCGTCCGCGTCGGTGGAGAAGGTCGCGGTCCGGTCCTCGCCCGTGGCGAGCGCGGTGGCGTGGCTGGGGTCAGCAGCGGTGTCGTTCACGGATTTCGGCCTGCCTGCCGATCCGAGAAAGCGCCGCAGCACTCCTCCCCGATCCCCAGGCGCGGCCGCACCTCCCCTGTCGGCTCTGGTGGTGTCCAGTGGAGCCCCTACCATAGCCACCTCGCCCGTTAGCACCGGATAAGCGGTTTTACAAGAATTTGATCTGTGCTGGTACGGCTCGTCCGGCCACGACAGCGGGTGGTGGTCCGCCGTCTCGTCACCGTGATCCATTCGTGTCCCCCCGCCTTCTGTTCCACCCCTCTAAACGCCTGGTCCCATCTGCGGGTTCCCGACGCCAACGGATACAGTCACGCCCAGGCAACCACGGGGACAGGAGAGGGTCATTACCGGCAACCGGCAGACGAGCTGGGCGTTCGCCGACGCCTTTGTCGCCGAGGACGAAGCGCTGCGGTGGGCCCGTGACCGGGCCCGCGAGGCAGGGCTGCGCTCGGTGTCGCCCGGCACGGGCGCCGCGCTGCGCATGCTCGCCGCCTCCGTGGACGCCAAGGCGGTCGCCGAGATCGGTACGGGGTGCGGGGTCTCCGGGATGTACCTGCTGCACGGCATGCGTCCGGACGGCGTGCTGACCACCGTGGATCCGGAGCCGGAGCACCAGCAGTTCGCCCGGCAGGCCTTCCGTGCCTGCGGCTTCGCCAGCAACCGGGCCCGCTTCATCCCCGGCCGGGCGCTCGACGTGCTGCCCCGCCTCGCGGACGCGGGCTACGACCTCGTCTTCTGCGACGGGGACCGCCAGGAGTACTCCGACTACCTCGCTGAATCGTTGCGCCTGCTGCGCCCTGGTGGCCTGGTGGTCTTCGAGGGCGTCTTCGCCAACGGCCGCACCGTCGACTCCGGGCCGCAGCCGACCGAGGTGCTGCGGCTGCGCGAGCTGCTGCGCACCGTCCGGGAGAGCCCGGAGCTGGTGCCGTCACTGCTGCCGGTGGGCGACGGGCTGCTGTGCGCGGTCAAGCGGTAGGCCTCGCGGGCCGGGAGCGGGTCCGCGTCGACGCGGGAAGTGCGCGTGAACGGCACCGCCCCGGCACCGCTTAGGATGCCGGGGCGGCCGAAAGGGTGTGGTCGCTGACGCCTCAGACGACGACGTTCTTGAGGGCGTCGGCAAGCGCCGCGGCCTCGTCAGGGGTCAGCTCGACGACGAGCCGACCGCCGCCTTCGAGCGGAACGCGCATGACGATGCCCCGCCCCTCCTTGGTCACCTCGAGCGGGCCATCACCCGTCCGCGGCTTCATGGCCGCCATGCTGGTTCCCCTTCCTGAAAACAGCTCATCGTCTGCCGACGGCCCTCGAGGGCACGCGCGGTCTCTGGCGGGACACGCGACTCCGGCATCGAACACATTGCTTCCAAGCCATTATCCCGCATCTCAGGACCCGATGACCAACATCAGTCGGCATCGCTTGGGCAACGCACGCGAGCAAAACCACTCAATTCGGCGATGTGACTGCGATACTTCGCCGCCTCGTGTCCTTACGCCGACCGAGTCGGCTCCGGAATTCTTTGACGCAGGTCACACGGCCGCTCCGGTCCCCCGGTAAAGATCTCCGCCATGCTGTCCCTCGGACACGGACGTACTGAGCGGTACGTCAGCCGCGGCGACGCGGACGAACGACGACCGGCGAACGACGACCGACGAAGACGACGGAGGGGACGCACCATGACCGACACCGTGCTCTACGA
Coding sequences within:
- a CDS encoding sec-independent translocase, producing the protein MFNDIGPLELVTIIVLAVLVFGPDKLPKVIQDVMRTIRKIREFSESAKEDIRQELGPEFKDFELEDLNPKTFIRKHLDSDELGLKEIRNGFDLKKEMAEVTDAVHSRDTDSSPSSSGSGSSGRGRLDMTKKPEDPGPDDRPPYDADAT
- a CDS encoding DUF3117 domain-containing protein, which encodes MAAMKPRTGDGPLEVTKEGRGIVMRVPLEGGGRLVVELTPDEAAALADALKNVVV
- the sigE gene encoding RNA polymerase sigma factor SigE — encoded protein: MLRRFLGSAGRPKSVNDTAADPSHATALATGEDRTATFSTDADGQAWTPPTWEEIVSTHSGRVYRLAYRLTGNQHDAEDLTQEVFVRVFRSLSTYSPGTFEGWLHRITTNLFLDMVRRKQRIRFDALGEDAAERLPSREPTPSQAFNDAHFDADVQQALDTLAPEFRAAVVLCDIEGLSYEEIAATLGVKLGTVRSRIHRGRSQLRKALAHRSPQARKAERRSFVPRVPALGGGGATA
- a CDS encoding zf-HC2 domain-containing protein; this translates as MSGSRPKPAERQLAEQHLGDRLSALVDGELGHETRERVLAHLATCARCKAEADAQRALKNVFAAAAPPPPSESFLARLQGLPAGGDQDGGGSPFGGGDPSGRGSDSGIFGLSRDDRFEFGYVPARPHDPAAAAGRGFRIHPVGRPDADRSASRGMRFAFVAAGAVSLAAVALGGVTAGLPGTPAADTRSGTGGGSVAPAGTAGSGTTGAADSQRRRLLTPLLSSGTLLGSAPAVPTSVSAPLLPGVPSPAAAQQKLRELTAPVMAGAAAVSPLIRPLSTNPPFALTSWTTVPEATGTSLLAAPVPDTTPSPSSSRSSRAAR
- a CDS encoding O-methyltransferase translates to MCGFPTPTDTVTPRQPRGQERVITGNRQTSWAFADAFVAEDEALRWARDRAREAGLRSVSPGTGAALRMLAASVDAKAVAEIGTGCGVSGMYLLHGMRPDGVLTTVDPEPEHQQFARQAFRACGFASNRARFIPGRALDVLPRLADAGYDLVFCDGDRQEYSDYLAESLRLLRPGGLVVFEGVFANGRTVDSGPQPTEVLRLRELLRTVRESPELVPSLLPVGDGLLCAVKR